From a single Terriglobia bacterium genomic region:
- a CDS encoding mannonate dehydratase, protein MPKLNRRECMQGALAALAATALPSAAKEAPARAAQDKGVADEDKFKICLVCGIDDPHRVKLAKQIGVTHAIAGTAGELSRVPRSRYVDTVAKIKADYEAAGLTIAGIESHPVPAEKIKLGLPGRDEEIENYIAAIHAIGKAGIPMVCYDFMAGIDWYRTRMHLPGRGGCSTVSFNVSEVPKELTKWGRISEEKMWDNVTYFLKAVMPEAEKTNVKMALHPDDPPVPELRGIARIIISPDAYRRVMSIVPSPVNGVTFEISVYYLMGADLEAVAREFGREKKIFFIHSRNLRGTRNNFVETFQDDGAIDFGKVYQALHDSGVHVPLRPDHDPILDGEVNVHPGYGILGKIFGVGYIKGILASRHIPYV, encoded by the coding sequence ATGCCCAAACTCAATCGGCGCGAATGCATGCAGGGCGCGTTGGCAGCCCTTGCCGCAACCGCTCTACCTTCGGCTGCCAAAGAGGCGCCGGCTCGCGCGGCACAAGACAAAGGAGTGGCCGATGAGGACAAGTTCAAGATCTGCCTGGTGTGTGGCATCGACGATCCGCACAGAGTGAAACTCGCAAAGCAGATCGGCGTCACTCATGCGATTGCCGGGACGGCTGGCGAGCTCAGCCGCGTGCCGCGCTCCCGCTATGTCGATACGGTGGCCAAAATCAAGGCCGACTACGAAGCCGCTGGGCTTACCATCGCAGGCATTGAGAGCCATCCGGTGCCGGCGGAGAAAATCAAGCTCGGGCTGCCGGGGCGCGACGAAGAGATTGAAAACTATATCGCGGCGATCCATGCCATCGGCAAGGCGGGCATTCCGATGGTCTGCTATGACTTCATGGCAGGCATTGACTGGTATCGCACCCGGATGCACCTCCCTGGGCGCGGCGGCTGCAGCACTGTTTCCTTCAACGTCAGCGAGGTTCCCAAAGAGCTCACAAAGTGGGGCCGAATCAGCGAAGAAAAGATGTGGGACAACGTCACCTACTTCCTGAAAGCCGTCATGCCGGAAGCCGAGAAGACGAATGTGAAGATGGCCCTGCACCCCGACGATCCGCCCGTGCCCGAACTGCGCGGCATTGCCCGCATCATCATCAGCCCCGACGCCTACCGCCGCGTGATGAGCATTGTGCCAAGTCCGGTGAACGGCGTGACGTTTGAGATATCGGTTTACTATCTGATGGGCGCAGATCTCGAGGCCGTCGCGCGTGAATTCGGCCGCGAGAAGAAGATCTTTTTCATCCACTCGCGCAACCTTCGAGGCACGCGGAACAATTTTGTGGAGACTTTTCAGGACGACGGCGCCATTGATTTCGGAAAGGTTTATCAGGCGCTCCATGACAGCGGCGTCCACGTTCCGTTGCGTCCCGACCATGACCCGATCCTTGATGGCGAGGTCAACGTCCATCCGGGGTACGGCATACTGGGCAAGATTTTTGGCGTGGGGTATATCAAAGGAATTCTGGCCAGCCGGCACATTCCCTACGTTTAG
- a CDS encoding amidohydrolase/deacetylase family metallohydrolase yields the protein MISRRTLQIAFFIAILIGPVPFASGQQQAPRYDLLLKGGHVIDPANNIDQVMDVAVVGSKIAAVGPDIPAAEAGKVVDVHGLYVTPGLVDIHVHIGYGGAPDDWYSPSARSHTAPFGFPPDLMLASGVTTAVDAGSSGAATFLREKEMVMEHSQVRVLAFLNIVADGMNGGLEQTVDQMDPKRCAETVESNRDVIVGVKTAHYWTGLPWDPEHQPWTGVDRAEECGRAANVPVMVDFWPRPPLRSYAELILKKMRPGDIHTHVFAQQFPIILSNGKLNPIMEEARKRGVIFDVGHGGGSFWFRNAVPAVEQGFLPDSISTDLHTESMTWKAVSMVNVMSKFLAMGVPLATVIRESTVDPAKEIHRTELGTLSVGRDADIAVLQELHGNFSYADDGYARLDGNAKLIARLTVRAGRIVFDPSGLSMVEWKKARKQYFTAPGEGGHHPSTADDFPR from the coding sequence ATGATAAGCCGACGAACTCTGCAAATAGCTTTCTTTATTGCAATCCTGATCGGTCCGGTTCCCTTCGCGTCCGGGCAGCAGCAGGCGCCCCGCTACGATCTGCTGCTGAAAGGCGGGCACGTGATCGATCCCGCCAACAACATTGACCAGGTGATGGACGTGGCGGTTGTGGGCAGCAAGATAGCCGCTGTCGGGCCGGACATCCCCGCAGCGGAAGCGGGGAAGGTGGTCGATGTCCATGGCCTTTACGTGACGCCGGGCCTCGTCGATATTCACGTCCACATCGGGTATGGAGGCGCGCCGGACGACTGGTATTCGCCCAGCGCGCGGTCGCACACGGCGCCCTTCGGATTTCCGCCGGACCTCATGCTGGCTTCGGGTGTCACCACCGCGGTTGACGCCGGCAGCTCCGGCGCGGCAACGTTCCTGCGCGAAAAAGAGATGGTGATGGAGCATTCGCAGGTCCGCGTGCTGGCCTTCCTGAACATTGTCGCGGACGGAATGAACGGCGGTCTCGAGCAGACGGTTGACCAGATGGACCCGAAGCGGTGCGCCGAGACCGTCGAAAGCAATCGCGACGTGATCGTCGGCGTGAAAACGGCGCACTATTGGACGGGCTTGCCCTGGGACCCTGAGCATCAGCCGTGGACGGGCGTTGACCGCGCGGAAGAGTGTGGCCGCGCAGCGAACGTGCCGGTGATGGTTGATTTCTGGCCGCGCCCGCCCCTGCGGTCGTATGCGGAGCTGATCCTTAAGAAGATGCGTCCGGGCGACATCCACACGCATGTCTTCGCGCAGCAGTTCCCCATCATCCTGTCGAACGGCAAGCTGAATCCCATCATGGAAGAGGCCCGCAAGCGTGGAGTGATTTTTGACGTCGGGCACGGCGGCGGCAGCTTCTGGTTCCGCAACGCCGTCCCGGCCGTCGAGCAGGGATTTTTGCCGGACTCGATTTCGACTGACCTGCACACGGAAAGCATGACCTGGAAGGCCGTCAGCATGGTGAACGTGATGTCGAAATTCCTGGCGATGGGAGTTCCGCTCGCGACGGTGATTCGTGAATCGACGGTGGACCCGGCGAAGGAGATCCACCGGACGGAGCTGGGCACGCTCTCAGTGGGCCGCGACGCCGATATTGCCGTGCTGCAGGAACTGCACGGAAATTTCAGTTATGCCGACGACGGCTATGCCCGCCTCGACGGCAATGCCAAACTGATCGCTCGCCTGACGGTGCGCGCCGGCCGGATTGTGTTTGATCCTTCAGGACTCAGTATGGTGGAGTGGAAAAAGGCCCGGAAGCAGTATTTCACCGCGCCCGGCGAAGGCGGCCATCATCCTTCCACCGCCGACGACTTTCCCCGGTAG
- the efp gene encoding elongation factor P has protein sequence MNANDLRPRMVINHNGELFSIHKAEHRTPGNLRAFVQARMRNLRTGAMSDHRFRSEDTVERAVIDEVDMQYLYSDAEMFYFMNTGTYEQYHLSREVVGDRAQYMMPDVILKIDFYDGRPIDISLPATVDLKVVETEPGIKGASATNVTKAAKMETGLVVQVPPFIDEGEVIRIDTSNGSYLARSN, from the coding sequence ATGAATGCAAACGATCTCCGGCCACGAATGGTCATCAATCACAACGGCGAGCTCTTTTCTATCCACAAGGCGGAGCACCGCACCCCGGGTAACCTGCGCGCCTTCGTCCAGGCTCGTATGCGGAACCTGCGCACCGGCGCTATGAGCGACCACCGTTTCCGTTCAGAAGACACGGTTGAACGCGCCGTCATCGATGAAGTCGATATGCAGTATCTCTACTCGGACGCGGAAATGTTTTACTTCATGAATACCGGCACCTACGAACAATACCATCTTTCCAGGGAAGTGGTTGGCGACCGGGCGCAATACATGATGCCGGACGTCATTTTGAAAATCGACTTTTACGACGGCCGCCCCATCGATATCTCATTGCCCGCAACGGTTGACCTGAAGGTCGTGGAAACCGAGCCGGGTATTAAAGGCGCATCCGCCACCAATGTCACCAAGGCCGCCAAGATGGAAACGGGCCTGGTGGTCCAGGTTCCTCCATTTATCGACGAAGGTGAAGTTATTCGAATCGATACCTCCAACGGCTCTTACCTTGCCCGTTCTAACTAG
- the asnB gene encoding asparagine synthase (glutamine-hydrolyzing): MCGITGFTRKRLEADSGRIRDAVATLIHRGPDQQGVYQSELAALGATRLKIIDLDSGDQPIVAEDGDTVIAFNGEVYNHAELRNELEGLGHRFRSRTDTETVLEAFREWDTDCFSRLRGMFAVALWTESTRRLVLARDRLGIKPLYIYRLNEDVLFGSELKALFVHPEVERRLSLAGLNCFLSLNYVPCPRTLVEGVEKLPPGHLLEWRDGQISTRCFWRLSFQEQAHWTLETAKEQLDFLLRESMREHMISDVPLGIWLSGGIDSSTILHYAAAATPSRLKTFSITFRGRSFDETGYVRQVSAHYGTDHHEFDLNPETDLASAIEDFAYFSDEPSADSGALPVWCLSKMSRQHVTVALSGEGGDELLGGYLTYVADRWAGLARRFPRRVRQAALKLAQLVPVSDEKIGLEYKLKRFLEGSLLPAERAHLHWNGTFSEAEKKSFFAGADDQYLDTVLSQVPAGSSKPGCLNRLLWLDQICYLPDDILYKTDRMSMAHALEVRPPFLDHRLVEFCASLPVELKVRGNRRKYLLEELMKSKLPPVVLRRKKIGLDIPTHDWLRGPLRELLNDTLSAGAIKRTGLFSAEVVQDFIRRHMERRGNFGFHLWGLMIFFLWLNKWQIQTAPASEPQRESLEKAVTFT, encoded by the coding sequence TTGTGTGGCATTACTGGTTTTACCCGTAAGAGACTTGAAGCTGACAGCGGGCGTATCCGCGACGCAGTAGCTACGCTGATCCACAGAGGGCCTGACCAACAGGGAGTCTATCAGTCCGAGCTTGCCGCGCTTGGCGCAACACGCCTTAAAATCATCGACCTTGACTCCGGCGACCAGCCTATCGTGGCAGAAGACGGCGACACCGTCATCGCCTTTAATGGTGAAGTCTACAACCATGCTGAGCTCCGAAACGAGCTGGAGGGGCTGGGCCATCGCTTCAGGTCCCGTACAGACACCGAAACCGTCCTCGAGGCGTTCCGGGAGTGGGATACGGATTGCTTCTCCCGGCTCCGCGGGATGTTCGCTGTCGCACTGTGGACTGAATCGACCCGGAGACTTGTTCTGGCCCGCGACCGGCTTGGCATTAAACCACTCTACATTTACCGCCTGAACGAAGATGTTCTCTTTGGCTCTGAGCTGAAGGCCCTATTTGTCCATCCTGAAGTCGAGCGCCGGCTCAGCCTGGCGGGGCTCAACTGTTTTCTTTCGCTGAATTACGTGCCCTGCCCGCGGACGCTCGTGGAAGGAGTTGAAAAACTCCCCCCTGGACATCTGCTCGAATGGCGCGACGGCCAGATCAGCACACGATGCTTCTGGCGGCTTTCCTTTCAGGAACAGGCGCACTGGACTTTGGAAACCGCCAAAGAACAACTGGATTTTCTCCTGCGCGAGTCCATGCGCGAGCACATGATTTCCGATGTGCCGCTTGGCATCTGGCTGAGTGGCGGGATTGATTCTTCCACGATCCTGCACTATGCGGCGGCGGCCACTCCCTCGAGATTGAAAACGTTCTCGATCACTTTTCGCGGCCGAAGCTTTGACGAAACGGGCTATGTCCGGCAAGTCTCTGCGCATTACGGCACCGATCATCACGAATTTGATTTGAATCCTGAAACGGACCTCGCAAGCGCCATCGAAGATTTCGCATACTTCTCCGATGAGCCCAGCGCCGATTCCGGCGCGCTTCCGGTCTGGTGCCTGTCCAAAATGAGCCGCCAGCACGTGACCGTCGCCCTCAGCGGCGAAGGCGGCGACGAACTTCTGGGTGGCTATCTGACGTACGTGGCGGACCGGTGGGCGGGCCTCGCGCGGCGGTTTCCGAGGCGCGTGCGCCAGGCCGCTTTGAAGCTCGCTCAATTGGTGCCCGTCTCCGACGAAAAAATCGGCCTCGAATACAAATTGAAACGTTTTCTGGAAGGGTCGCTTCTTCCGGCTGAAAGGGCCCATCTGCACTGGAACGGAACGTTCTCTGAAGCTGAGAAGAAATCATTCTTCGCCGGCGCCGACGATCAGTACCTCGACACAGTGTTAAGCCAGGTTCCCGCAGGATCCAGCAAGCCCGGTTGCCTGAATCGTTTGCTCTGGCTCGACCAGATCTGCTACCTGCCGGACGACATCCTCTATAAGACCGACCGAATGAGCATGGCGCATGCGCTGGAAGTCAGGCCGCCGTTCCTCGACCACCGGCTTGTGGAATTCTGCGCATCTCTTCCGGTCGAACTCAAGGTGCGTGGAAACCGGCGGAAATACCTGTTAGAGGAACTGATGAAAAGCAAGCTCCCGCCCGTTGTCCTGCGCCGGAAGAAGATTGGCCTGGATATTCCTACCCACGACTGGCTGCGCGGCCCGCTTCGGGAGCTGCTGAACGATACGCTCTCGGCCGGCGCCATCAAGCGGACAGGGCTGTTTAGCGCCGAGGTCGTCCAGGATTTCATCCGCCGGCATATGGAGCGGCGTGGAAATTTCGGGTTCCACCTTTGGGGCTTGATGATATTTTTCCTTTGGTTAAATAAATGGCAGATCCAGACAGCACCGGCATCCGAACCGCAACGGGAATCTCTCGAAAAGGCCGTTACCTTTACCTAA
- a CDS encoding glycosyltransferase family 39 protein, producing MADPDSTGIRTATGISRKGRYLYLIVLLFASVIFLGSVISPPSLMDDVDAVQAQIARNMLESGDWVTARLDGVAYLEKAPLVYWTMASSYAVFGVHDWAARIPIALAAIALCLLTAWFGVWAFGCRAGFYAGLCLATCVGLYLFTRILIPDVMLTATIGLALLAFLRALDDDEPHPRLWAFILAASMGVGLLLKSLIGVVFPCGAALVYLLVTRQLLLKRTWQRLHPWSGAAVVLLIAAPWHILATLRNPPYFAFTLHSGPGEYHGFLWFYFINEQLLRFLNLRFPRDYNTVPRLYFWLLNLVWLFPWTVYLPATARLSFKPTDRPGRARLLALCWAGFVLVFFTFSTTQEYYSMPCYPALALLLGSAMATDGKSRWLRYGTKFLAVLTGLCAVAAAAVLVAVRGVPTPGDISSALTSHPAAYTLALGHLEDLTLRSFAYLRMPLGLAAVAFLLGAIGAWFLKTKRAFLAIALMMVLFIHAARMAMAVFDPYMSSHPVAEALKRSPAGKLIVDDQYYAFSAIFFYTNRRALLLNGRVTNLEYGSYAPGAPNVFINDTDFRRLWLLDQRYYLVAYDSALPRFRNLVGSGNLHMIIQSGGQVLLTNEPPGN from the coding sequence ATGGCAGATCCAGACAGCACCGGCATCCGAACCGCAACGGGAATCTCTCGAAAAGGCCGTTACCTTTACCTAATCGTCCTTCTTTTTGCCTCAGTCATTTTTCTGGGATCCGTAATTTCACCACCTTCCCTGATGGACGATGTCGATGCGGTGCAGGCTCAAATTGCCCGCAATATGCTGGAATCAGGCGATTGGGTGACTGCGCGCCTGGATGGCGTTGCATACCTCGAGAAGGCGCCCTTGGTCTATTGGACCATGGCGTCCTCTTATGCTGTTTTTGGGGTGCACGACTGGGCTGCCCGTATCCCCATCGCGCTCGCGGCGATCGCACTTTGCCTTCTGACCGCCTGGTTTGGCGTCTGGGCTTTTGGGTGCCGAGCGGGGTTCTACGCAGGCTTATGCCTGGCCACGTGCGTGGGCCTCTATCTCTTTACCAGAATTCTCATCCCCGATGTCATGCTGACAGCCACTATCGGGCTGGCACTACTGGCGTTTCTGCGCGCCCTTGACGATGATGAGCCCCATCCGCGCCTTTGGGCATTCATTCTGGCTGCAAGCATGGGCGTGGGCCTGCTGCTGAAGAGTCTGATCGGCGTTGTCTTCCCGTGCGGCGCGGCCCTCGTGTACCTTCTGGTGACGCGCCAACTGTTGCTGAAACGGACCTGGCAGAGGCTCCATCCCTGGAGCGGAGCGGCGGTGGTCCTTCTGATTGCCGCCCCCTGGCACATACTCGCTACGCTTCGGAACCCGCCGTACTTTGCTTTCACGCTTCACAGCGGCCCGGGAGAGTATCACGGCTTCCTTTGGTTTTACTTTATCAACGAACAACTACTGCGCTTTCTGAATTTGCGCTTTCCGCGTGACTACAACACCGTGCCCCGGCTCTATTTCTGGCTGCTCAACCTTGTCTGGCTTTTTCCGTGGACCGTTTACCTTCCGGCCACGGCGCGCCTTTCCTTCAAACCCACGGATCGCCCAGGACGGGCCCGCCTGCTGGCCCTGTGTTGGGCTGGATTCGTTCTTGTCTTTTTCACGTTTTCAACCACGCAGGAATACTACTCGATGCCCTGCTACCCCGCTCTTGCATTGCTATTGGGTTCCGCCATGGCAACGGACGGCAAGAGCCGGTGGCTGCGTTACGGGACGAAGTTTTTGGCTGTTCTCACCGGACTCTGTGCGGTTGCCGCAGCAGCGGTCCTCGTAGCAGTTCGAGGTGTCCCGACACCGGGCGATATCTCCTCGGCCCTGACCAGCCACCCTGCCGCCTACACTCTTGCGCTGGGCCATCTGGAGGACCTTACCCTGCGGTCGTTCGCGTATTTGCGTATGCCTCTGGGACTTGCAGCAGTTGCCTTCCTTCTTGGCGCCATTGGAGCCTGGTTTCTGAAAACGAAACGGGCCTTTCTCGCCATTGCATTGATGATGGTCCTCTTCATTCATGCGGCTAGAATGGCAATGGCAGTTTTCGATCCTTACATGTCTTCTCACCCAGTTGCTGAGGCGCTCAAGCGATCCCCAGCGGGGAAATTGATCGTAGACGACCAGTACTATGCCTTTTCAGCAATTTTCTTTTACACCAACCGCCGAGCATTGCTGCTCAACGGCAGAGTGACAAACCTCGAGTACGGTTCCTACGCCCCAGGGGCTCCAAATGTGTTCATAAATGACACAGATTTTAGGAGACTATGGCTTTTGGATCAACGATACTACCTTGTGGCATACGATTCGGCACTGCCTCGCTTCCGGAACCTCGTGGGATCTGGCAATCTCCACATGATTATACAAAGCGGTGGGCAGGTGCTCCTGACCAATGAACCCCCTGGAAACTGA
- a CDS encoding lysylphosphatidylglycerol synthase domain-containing protein, with protein MLQPMFKQKLKLLMLLICLVLFALLVAETGPAVIASRVYDVGLGFLLLIVISGVRHLLRTLAWYFAIEHQARRVRFRDLFGMRIAGEAITDLTILGPLLGETVKGVALSRQVTAEHSASSIVVENLAYSFAVGLFVVSGLLLFITEFPLHSSIRAVILTALVGLLLAGSLVVLIVKKRYRLVSRSLDGLNKLNWRWVGRLQDRREKVARFEENVYNFWHAHRASVALMLMLEILSICAGVIEAWIILGLTVHRTSLFAAFMVETVNRVVNLFFAFVPLRIGVDEGGAALVLRTVGFGAVEGVSLAIIRKIRTLFWVAIGLVLVSHYSMALKKEPQKSSSVMTASK; from the coding sequence GTGTTACAACCCATGTTCAAGCAAAAACTCAAACTGCTCATGCTGCTGATTTGCCTGGTATTGTTTGCGCTTCTGGTTGCTGAAACCGGGCCCGCCGTGATTGCCTCTCGCGTATACGACGTTGGCCTGGGCTTCCTTCTGCTGATTGTTATTTCGGGTGTCAGGCATCTTTTGCGGACCTTGGCCTGGTACTTCGCAATCGAACACCAGGCTCGGCGAGTACGTTTCCGGGACCTTTTTGGGATGCGTATCGCAGGCGAGGCGATTACGGACCTGACCATCCTGGGGCCGCTGCTTGGTGAAACGGTAAAAGGTGTCGCCCTCTCAAGACAAGTCACCGCCGAGCACAGCGCATCCTCAATTGTTGTTGAGAACCTTGCTTACAGCTTCGCCGTAGGGCTGTTTGTAGTAAGCGGCCTTTTACTGTTCATCACGGAGTTTCCCCTCCATTCTTCGATTCGAGCAGTCATCCTGACAGCCCTTGTGGGCCTGCTCCTTGCAGGCTCCCTGGTTGTACTCATTGTCAAGAAGCGATATCGCCTGGTCAGCAGGTCGCTCGACGGGCTGAACAAGCTGAACTGGCGCTGGGTGGGCCGTCTCCAGGATCGACGGGAGAAGGTGGCCCGGTTTGAAGAGAACGTCTACAATTTCTGGCACGCCCATAGAGCTTCTGTGGCACTGATGCTGATGCTGGAGATTCTTTCCATCTGCGCCGGGGTGATCGAGGCATGGATCATTCTGGGCCTTACGGTGCATCGCACATCGTTGTTCGCCGCCTTCATGGTTGAGACCGTCAACCGTGTTGTGAATCTGTTCTTCGCATTCGTCCCCTTGCGGATTGGCGTAGACGAAGGTGGTGCAGCATTAGTGCTCAGAACGGTGGGGTTCGGCGCGGTCGAAGGAGTATCGCTGGCGATCATCCGGAAGATCCGCACTCTATTCTGGGTCGCTATTGGACTCGTGCTGGTGAGCCACTATTCAATGGCACTGAAGAAAGAGCCACAGAAAAGCTCCTCCGTTATGACGGCGTCTAAATGA
- a CDS encoding ChbG/HpnK family deacetylase: protein MKKLIVNADDFGLTEGINRAILDGHNNGIITSTTLMANGMAFDSAVAARSTAPALGIGVHLNLTQGRPVSLPSRVPSIVTSESSFYPSPGVLIRQILRRRVRLADIETELRSQIDKVASAGIRITHLDSHKHVHLGPPVFSIVVKLAREYGIGCIRCPIEPAWSALGPLLRRRRGWMRMTRQYVLGRALSTLAAFQTKKIRGAGLHRTERFYGLSQTGFLNTNTLGTLLRGLPRGTSELMCHPGYLDEALLKTRTRLRAERETELAALTSQHIRGLVAEMGIELISYDKLLPAVDPATRKCNERLRESIPRG from the coding sequence ATGAAGAAGCTGATCGTGAACGCGGACGATTTTGGCCTTACGGAGGGCATCAACCGGGCAATACTGGACGGCCACAACAATGGCATCATCACCAGCACGACGCTGATGGCCAACGGCATGGCGTTCGATTCCGCCGTGGCAGCGCGTTCAACTGCACCAGCCCTGGGCATCGGCGTCCACCTGAATCTGACGCAAGGCCGCCCGGTCTCCCTGCCTTCCAGGGTTCCTTCGATTGTCACTTCCGAGAGTTCCTTTTATCCCAGCCCGGGCGTCCTGATACGACAAATTCTGAGGCGCCGTGTCAGGCTTGCCGATATAGAAACAGAGCTGCGAAGCCAGATTGACAAGGTTGCCTCGGCCGGGATCCGCATCACTCACCTGGATAGCCACAAACACGTCCACTTGGGCCCTCCCGTCTTCAGCATCGTGGTAAAGCTCGCGCGGGAGTATGGGATCGGCTGCATCCGCTGCCCCATTGAGCCAGCTTGGAGCGCACTGGGCCCCCTGCTCCGCCGGCGTCGTGGGTGGATGCGCATGACCAGGCAATACGTTCTGGGCCGGGCACTCTCCACGCTCGCTGCGTTCCAGACGAAAAAGATAAGAGGAGCGGGGCTGCATCGGACGGAACGTTTCTATGGCCTCAGCCAGACAGGCTTCCTGAACACCAACACACTGGGCACACTTCTCCGGGGGCTGCCGAGGGGAACTAGTGAATTGATGTGCCATCCGGGCTACTTGGACGAGGCACTCCTGAAAACGCGCACCCGGCTCCGCGCCGAGAGGGAAACGGAGCTTGCAGCCCTCACCAGCCAGCACATCCGCGGCCTTGTGGCTGAGATGGGAATTGAGTTGATTTCCTACGACAAGCTGCTTCCGGCCGTGGACCCGGCGACCCGGAAATGCAACGAACGGCTGCGCGAAAGCATCCCAAGGGGTTAA
- a CDS encoding glycosyltransferase family 2 protein: MEKQRTARYSVVIPLFNEEENLRLLYMKVVEIMDAVGDTYQVVFVDDGSSDKTCDLLREICANDRRVTAVRLRRNFGQTTALQAGFDYAEGEVIISLDGDLQHDPAEIPQFISKINEGYDLVSGWRVKRMDTWLTRRLPSRIANWLMARLSGVDIHDFGTTFKAYRREILQHMRLYGDHHRFIPALASSFGARIAEIPIKNIPRTNGKSNYGISRTIRVIIDLISIKFLLEYSTRPLQFFGLVGFASTGLGTLIGFFLAFKKVFLGQSVMLQHGPLLFLAVLLILSGIQLLSVGLVGEMVTRTYFESQQKATYAVQEIISRGGHEQKNEGARIGVGSYG; the protein is encoded by the coding sequence ATGGAGAAACAGAGAACGGCACGATATTCAGTCGTGATTCCACTGTTTAACGAAGAAGAAAACCTTCGGCTGCTCTATATGAAGGTAGTGGAAATCATGGATGCGGTGGGAGACACTTACCAGGTCGTCTTCGTAGATGATGGCAGTTCCGATAAGACCTGCGATTTGCTCCGCGAGATCTGCGCCAACGACAGGCGCGTGACCGCTGTCCGCCTTCGCAGAAACTTCGGCCAGACCACGGCATTACAGGCGGGATTTGATTATGCTGAAGGCGAAGTGATCATTTCGCTCGATGGCGACCTGCAGCACGACCCGGCAGAAATTCCGCAATTTATCTCCAAGATCAACGAGGGCTACGACCTGGTGAGCGGATGGCGAGTGAAGAGGATGGACACCTGGCTGACTCGGCGCCTTCCCAGCCGAATTGCAAATTGGCTGATGGCCAGGTTGTCTGGAGTGGACATCCACGACTTCGGCACCACGTTCAAGGCCTACCGGCGCGAGATACTTCAGCACATGCGGCTTTATGGCGACCATCACCGGTTTATACCGGCGCTGGCCAGCTCTTTTGGCGCCCGGATCGCTGAAATTCCGATCAAAAATATCCCGCGAACGAACGGGAAATCGAACTATGGGATCTCGCGGACGATCCGGGTGATCATCGACCTGATCAGCATCAAGTTTCTTCTGGAATATTCCACGCGACCGCTGCAGTTCTTTGGGTTGGTTGGCTTCGCAAGCACCGGGCTGGGGACCCTGATCGGATTTTTCCTGGCCTTCAAGAAAGTCTTTCTCGGCCAGTCGGTTATGCTGCAGCACGGGCCATTGCTGTTCCTGGCGGTCTTGCTGATTCTGAGTGGCATCCAGCTCCTTTCGGTAGGGCTGGTTGGCGAGATGGTTACGCGAACATATTTTGAATCGCAACAGAAAGCCACTTATGCGGTCCAGGAAATCATTTCCCGTGGAGGGCACGAACAGAAAAACGAGGGCGCGAGGATTGGGGTGGGTTCGTATGGATAA
- the hpnD gene encoding presqualene diphosphate synthase HpnD: MSPRQTSQHFTNARITNFYYSFVFLPPEKRAAIEAVYAFARRSDDVSDSNLPVEEARRQLELCRQDLDRCYGAGGLPGNELGPELAALARAVNRFQIPREHFEELLRGIEMDLSPQRYRTFEELSLYCYRVASTIGLISIEIFGYRNLLTRKYAANLGMALQLVNILRDLQSDARRQRVYLPEADLERFGVPPRSFLDGKPGGRFTELMEFEAERARRYFSLARQTLAPEDRRSMVIAEIMGAVYWRILTRIKARNYNVFGKRVRLPRPLKFWIALSVFCGRRGYRP, translated from the coding sequence ATGAGCCCTCGCCAAACCTCGCAACACTTTACAAATGCCCGCATCACGAACTTTTACTATTCTTTTGTTTTCCTGCCGCCAGAGAAGCGGGCGGCGATTGAGGCTGTCTACGCCTTCGCCCGGCGCAGCGACGATGTGTCCGACAGCAACCTTCCTGTAGAAGAAGCCCGCCGACAGCTTGAACTCTGCCGGCAGGACCTGGATCGCTGCTACGGGGCCGGCGGTCTTCCCGGCAATGAGCTTGGCCCCGAACTTGCTGCGCTTGCCCGTGCCGTCAATCGATTCCAGATTCCCCGGGAACATTTCGAGGAACTGCTGCGTGGGATTGAGATGGACCTCAGCCCGCAGCGCTACCGCACCTTCGAGGAGCTTTCACTCTATTGCTATCGCGTGGCCTCCACGATCGGCCTCATCTCCATCGAGATTTTCGGCTACAGGAACCTTCTAACCCGTAAGTATGCTGCAAACCTGGGAATGGCGCTCCAGCTTGTTAACATTCTGCGCGATCTTCAAAGCGACGCGCGGCGTCAACGTGTCTATCTTCCTGAAGCAGATCTCGAACGCTTTGGAGTGCCTCCCCGGTCCTTTCTGGATGGCAAACCCGGCGGCAGATTTACCGAACTGATGGAGTTCGAAGCCGAACGAGCGCGCCGCTATTTTTCCCTGGCGCGGCAAACTCTGGCCCCCGAGGACCGCCGGTCAATGGTAATTGCGGAAATCATGGGAGCTGTCTATTGGCGAATACTCACCCGCATCAAGGCCAGAAATTATAACGTTTTTGGAAAACGAGTGCGGCTGCCACGGCCGCTGAAGTTCTGGATTGCCCTTTCCGTCTTCTGCGGACGACGCGGCTATCGGCCTTAG